The region TGCAAACTGCCATCTGTCGCCGCTGCAATCGGTTGATAAACCCCGTCCACTAAGGTAAACCCCATCAGGGGGGTCGGTAGATATAAACCCTCTATATCACACAAGAAATAGTCAGCAATCCCTAAGTGCGCGTAAAGCTGCATCTTCCCGCCTAAGTCGTTCTGATATGTGCTTTCACTCGCCAACTCCATCACGAAATCGGGAGGTTTACCCTCCTGCCAGACGAGGTAGGTCCGCCGCGCCTTCTGACCGATGCCGAAAGAGACGAGAACATCAGGGGCTACAGATTTCCGAGGGTCCCCCTGCACATAATACATCAATAGGTCTCCCGAGACGTATACCTCTGGTCTGTGCGTAAAAAAGTGTTCAAGTGTTCGTAGTATCTGTGTCAGGACGCGTCTATGCTCATCGCTAACTGCCATAGGTTTCCCATCCGTATCAGGATAAAGTTGGCTGTCTTGAGTGGGTGCAGAACCGAGTCGCTCCCCATTGTGTATCGTCATGGTATCCTCCCTAATATATACTATGGTAGATCTTAGAATTAATTGGACACTCTGCACTGTCTTGGAAACCGCACCTACCGGGCCTGGGACGAAAGTGTGTATTTATTTTTAGGATCCACCATATATAGGACTTACACACATTCGCAAATTACCCCTTTAAATCAACGGTATGAATACCGTATGGCATTCCCCGCCCCCCGCAAGCAAGGGGAAATTTATCGGTTTTAGGACAATTGCGTAAGTCCTGTAATGATTACTTTGCGATGAGTACCCAAAAGGTTTTCAGGAGCCACCCTATATCGGAGGTGATGCTCTGTGTCGTAAGGTAGTGGATATCCAAGTCAAGTTTCTTCGGCATTAGTTCGGTGATGTAGTAGTGTTCTGCGTTCGGTTGCCCTTTGAGTTTTTCCGCCTCATCACGGTTTGCGAGTTGCGACGGTCCCGTCATTCCAGGTTTTACCTGCAACACTTGCCGCTGCGTCTCTGTGTAGTATTTGACGTAAACAGGAGCCTCCGGACGGGGGCCGATGAGGCTCATCTCGCCTTTTATCACGTTGATTAGGTTGGGAAGTTCATCGAGTTTTGTCCATCTCAAGAAGCTGCCGATGCGTGTAACGCGCGTATCTTTGTAAGTTGTCAAACTTCCGCCAATGCTGTCAGCATTAGCCACCATCGTTCTAAATTTGTACATTTCAAAGAGGGTTCCGCCTCTGCCGACCCGCGTTGCTTTGTAAAAAATAGTGCCCTTTGATTGCAGTTTTGCGAGGATAGCTCCGATGAGAAGAAGTGGCGACAAAAGCAGGAGTCCAGTCGTGGCAAGTAGGAGGTCAAACGTCCGTTTTGTCCAATCGCGTTTGAGTTCTATTTCCAATTGGCTGTCAGGAACTATCGACTGTCGGTTAACTGCCGCAGGCTGACGGCTAACTGCTGATGGCTGACGGCTATTAAAACGCTTGGTATGGGGCATGTACCGACCCTACCTTGCCGGATTAGCGACGGTTTGCGCTGGCGGTTTTCCTTTCCGTCGGGAACTGGATAATCTCAGAAGTGCTATCGGTATCGTCTTCTGTGAGGAATGCGCGGTTCGGCTGATATGTTGGCACGAGTTCTTGGAATTTGGAGACAATTCCTTCGGCATCTAATGCGTCTGCGAGCTGCGAGAGTTCCCCAATCTGAGAGAGGAGTTGTTTTTCCGCAATCTGTTCGAGTTGTGCGACGAAAATGCGTTGGTGCTTTGTTGCGGTAACGCCTTCTTGAGGGGTCAAGAGTTCCTCGTACAATTTTTCGCCGGGTTCTAACCCCGTGAATGCGATTTTGATGTCCCGATCCACCTCAAGCCCAGAAAGGCGGATAAGGTCTTCCGCAAGGTCGAGAATCTTAATAGGTTCTCCCATATCTAACATCAGAATTTCACCCCCATTTCCCATAGCACCCGCTTGAATGAGGAGCTGCACGGCTTCTGGGATCGTCATGAAGTAGCGTGTCGCCTCGCGGTGTGTAACCGTGACGGGTCCACCTTTGGCAATCTGACGTTTGAAGTTGGGGAGTACGCTGGCACGGCTTCCGATAACGTTTCCGAAACGGACGGCGATGAACCGGGTGCCGTTCTGTTTTGCTTTACACTGAATCAACTTTTCCGTCACGCGTTTCGAGGCACCGTAGACGCTCGTGGGGTTTACGGCTTTGTCAGATGAGACGAGAATGAACGCTTCAACTTCGTGTTTAATTGCGGCGTCTATTAAGTTTTGCGTGCCGAGGATGTTATTTTTCACGGCTTCGTCAGGGTGATTCTCCATGAATTTGACGTGCTTGTGGGCGGCGGCATGGAAAATGATATGCGGACGGTATTTGCGCGTAATTTGTGCGACTTTTGCGTTGTCGCGAATATCGCCGATAATCACCGCACGGTTGAGTTTCGGCTCGAACTCTTGGAGTTCTATGTCGGTATGGTAGAGACTGTTTTCACCACGTCCAAAAAGGATAAGGAGTTCAGGATTGAGTTGTGCGACCTGACGGCACAGTTCGGACCCGATGGATCCGCCTGCGCCTGTTACCATGACGCGTTTGCCAGAGAGATATTTCGAGACTTCGGCGATGTCCATTTGTGAGGTAGACCGGTTCAGGAGATCCTCATATCGGACCTCTCGAATTTGGCTGACACTTGCGCGTCCGTCAAGAATGGCATGGATATTGGGGACAATTTTGAATTGACAGCCGCGGTATTCGCATTGTCGAATAATATCACGAATTTTTCCGCCGGGCGCGGACGGGATCGCGATGACAACTTCGCCAATCTCACGTTTGCGAGCGATATAGGTGAGGTCTCGGGTTGTGCCGAGCACTTCAAGCCCTGCGACGCTTCGACCGACCTTTTGTGGCGCATCGTCAATAAATCCAATGGGTACATAGCCTTTCTGCGGGTGGTTTCTGAGTGCCCGCAGCACGCCAATGCCAGTCTCACCTGCGCCGACAATAAGCACCTTCGTTGGCGGTTTTCGGGCAGGGAGGTGCGCGATTGTGCCCTCTTTGTTCTTGGTTGACGCTTGCGGTTGGGTGTTCGGGTCAGCTGTCGAACGGTTCTCCTGAAGGATTTGGGCGGAGAATTTGGTGAATCCGATAAGCGCGAAGTTATAGAGTCCGTCGATTAAAAAGAGGACCCACGCAATTTTCGTTAGTATGGAAAGCCCAATGAGTAGAACAGTTGCGAGTGTAATTGCAGTCGTTAAGGTGCGAAATTCCTTGACAGACGCGTGTTGCCACATCGGTTTATAGAGATTA is a window of Candidatus Poribacteria bacterium DNA encoding:
- a CDS encoding Uma2 family endonuclease, with product MTIHNGERLGSAPTQDSQLYPDTDGKPMAVSDEHRRVLTQILRTLEHFFTHRPEVYVSGDLLMYYVQGDPRKSVAPDVLVSFGIGQKARRTYLVWQEGKPPDFVMELASESTYQNDLGGKMQLYAHLGIADYFLCDIEGLYLPTPLMGFTLVDGVYQPIAAATDGSLHSAVLGLDFHLRLSDLRLYDPEKGDWLLTPEAAADARAEQETARAEQEAARAEQEAIARRQADARAEAAEMEVAELRAALDRLQENS
- a CDS encoding sugar transferase, whose translation is MPHTKRFNSRQPSAVSRQPAAVNRQSIVPDSQLEIELKRDWTKRTFDLLLATTGLLLLSPLLLIGAILAKLQSKGTIFYKATRVGRGGTLFEMYKFRTMVANADSIGGSLTTYKDTRVTRIGSFLRWTKLDELPNLINVIKGEMSLIGPRPEAPVYVKYYTETQRQVLQVKPGMTGPSQLANRDEAEKLKGQPNAEHYYITELMPKKLDLDIHYLTTQSITSDIGWLLKTFWVLIAK
- a CDS encoding nucleoside-diphosphate sugar epimerase/dehydratase gives rise to the protein MDKSKIKWSSTILIDTVLVNLAFLFAYLTSKQFGFDLLKQPIPFSTLLQSADISPYQHFLGIAAVVTIIRIGLLLGFNLYKPMWQHASVKEFRTLTTAITLATVLLIGLSILTKIAWVLFLIDGLYNFALIGFTKFSAQILQENRSTADPNTQPQASTKNKEGTIAHLPARKPPTKVLIVGAGETGIGVLRALRNHPQKGYVPIGFIDDAPQKVGRSVAGLEVLGTTRDLTYIARKREIGEVVIAIPSAPGGKIRDIIRQCEYRGCQFKIVPNIHAILDGRASVSQIREVRYEDLLNRSTSQMDIAEVSKYLSGKRVMVTGAGGSIGSELCRQVAQLNPELLILFGRGENSLYHTDIELQEFEPKLNRAVIIGDIRDNAKVAQITRKYRPHIIFHAAAHKHVKFMENHPDEAVKNNILGTQNLIDAAIKHEVEAFILVSSDKAVNPTSVYGASKRVTEKLIQCKAKQNGTRFIAVRFGNVIGSRASVLPNFKRQIAKGGPVTVTHREATRYFMTIPEAVQLLIQAGAMGNGGEILMLDMGEPIKILDLAEDLIRLSGLEVDRDIKIAFTGLEPGEKLYEELLTPQEGVTATKHQRIFVAQLEQIAEKQLLSQIGELSQLADALDAEGIVSKFQELVPTYQPNRAFLTEDDTDSTSEIIQFPTERKTASANRR